One genomic region from Leifsonia poae encodes:
- a CDS encoding lysophospholipid acyltransferase family protein — protein MTTTEPDDGPSAVKRPGFLYLFGRTVIAPIARVVYRPKVIGRKNVPRTGAIILASNHLSFIDSIVIPLTAPRRVQFLAKSHYFEGKGFTGWLSRSFFTAIGAVGVKRGAGQAAQDALDQSKRILDTGAAFAIYPEGTRSLDGRLYKGRTGVGWLALTTGATVVPVGLIGTNELQPIGTKIPRVKRITVAFGEPIDVSHYGTADSGRARRQATDEIMAAIQALTGQELAEKYNEAPPAGAVERVKRAFRPERL, from the coding sequence GTGACGACTACCGAACCCGATGATGGGCCGAGCGCAGTGAAGCGCCCCGGCTTCCTCTATCTGTTCGGCCGCACTGTCATCGCGCCCATCGCCCGGGTGGTCTACCGGCCGAAGGTCATCGGACGCAAGAATGTGCCGCGCACCGGGGCGATCATCCTCGCCAGCAACCATCTGTCGTTCATCGACAGCATCGTCATCCCTCTCACGGCGCCCCGGCGCGTGCAGTTTCTGGCGAAGTCGCACTATTTCGAGGGGAAAGGCTTCACCGGCTGGCTCTCCCGCTCGTTCTTCACCGCCATCGGCGCGGTCGGCGTCAAACGCGGTGCCGGCCAGGCCGCGCAGGATGCGCTCGACCAGTCCAAGCGCATCCTCGACACCGGCGCCGCTTTCGCCATCTATCCCGAGGGCACCCGCTCACTGGACGGCCGCCTCTACAAGGGACGCACCGGCGTGGGGTGGCTCGCCCTCACCACCGGCGCCACGGTGGTCCCCGTCGGCCTGATCGGCACCAACGAGCTGCAGCCGATCGGAACGAAGATCCCGCGCGTCAAGCGCATCACTGTGGCATTCGGCGAGCCGATCGACGTCAGCCACTACGGCACGGCGGACTCCGGGCGTGCGCGCCGCCAGGCCACCGACGAGATCATGGCCGCGATCCAGGCGCTCACCGGACAGGAGCTCGCCGAGAAGTACAACGAGGCGCCGCCCGCCGGCGCCGTGGAGCGCGTGAAACGCGCCTTCCGGCCGGAACGGCTCTAG
- a CDS encoding aminotransferase class III-fold pyridoxal phosphate-dependent enzyme translates to MTRDFSVPQTRQLVTALPGPRSVALQARRVASVSRGAGTLANIYMESGSGAILVDVDGNRLIDLGCGIGVTTIGHAHPEVAAAAAAQAAKLTHTLFTVTPYENYVRVAEKLAEVTPGNFEKRSILVNSGAEAVENAVKIARKFTGRRAIATLDHAFHGRTNLTMAMTYRPWPERAGMGPFPGEIYSVPVSYPFRDPAGMTGVEAAERTIDYIITHIGATELAALFVEPIQGDGGIVIPAPGYFQRLSEFCTENGIVFVADEIQAGIARTGAWYSIEHHGVVPDLVTTAKGIAGGFPLAAVTGRAEIMDAVQPGGIGGTFGGNPISTAAALATFEVIEKENLIAEAQRVERALWARIGDWAEKFAVVGEVRGKGAMFGVELVHPGTKKPNPEALKSVLAHATANGVIPLDAGSWDSVLRLLPSVVISEELIDDAASVLEEALARFN, encoded by the coding sequence ATGACTCGCGATTTCTCCGTTCCGCAAACCCGTCAGCTCGTCACCGCCCTTCCGGGCCCCCGCTCCGTCGCGCTGCAGGCACGCCGTGTCGCCTCGGTCAGCCGCGGCGCCGGAACGCTCGCGAACATCTACATGGAAAGCGGTTCGGGCGCCATCCTCGTCGACGTCGACGGCAACCGTCTGATCGATCTCGGCTGCGGCATCGGCGTCACGACCATCGGGCACGCGCATCCGGAGGTCGCGGCGGCAGCCGCCGCGCAGGCCGCGAAACTGACCCACACGCTTTTCACCGTCACGCCCTACGAGAACTACGTCCGCGTGGCCGAGAAGCTCGCCGAGGTGACCCCCGGCAACTTCGAGAAACGCAGCATCCTCGTCAACTCGGGGGCCGAGGCCGTCGAGAACGCGGTGAAGATCGCCCGCAAGTTCACCGGTCGCCGCGCGATCGCCACGCTCGACCATGCCTTCCACGGCCGCACCAACCTCACGATGGCGATGACCTACCGCCCCTGGCCCGAGCGGGCGGGCATGGGCCCGTTCCCGGGTGAGATCTACAGCGTTCCGGTCAGCTACCCCTTCCGCGACCCCGCAGGGATGACCGGCGTCGAAGCCGCCGAGCGGACGATCGACTACATCATCACCCACATCGGCGCCACCGAACTGGCCGCCCTGTTCGTCGAGCCCATCCAAGGCGATGGCGGCATCGTCATCCCCGCCCCCGGCTACTTCCAGCGTCTCTCCGAGTTCTGCACCGAGAACGGCATCGTGTTCGTCGCCGACGAGATCCAGGCCGGCATCGCTCGCACAGGCGCCTGGTACTCGATCGAGCACCACGGCGTCGTGCCAGACCTCGTCACCACGGCCAAGGGCATCGCGGGCGGCTTCCCGCTCGCCGCGGTCACCGGCCGCGCCGAGATCATGGATGCGGTGCAGCCGGGCGGCATCGGCGGCACCTTCGGCGGCAACCCGATCTCCACGGCCGCGGCGCTCGCGACGTTCGAGGTGATCGAGAAGGAGAACCTCATCGCCGAGGCGCAGCGTGTGGAGCGCGCCCTCTGGGCCCGCATCGGCGATTGGGCCGAGAAGTTCGCCGTCGTCGGCGAGGTGCGCGGCAAGGGCGCGATGTTCGGCGTCGAGCTCGTGCACCCCGGAACCAAGAAGCCGAACCCGGAGGCCCTGAAGTCCGTTCTCGCCCACGCCACGGCCAACGGCGTCATCCCCCTCGACGCCGGAAGCTGGGACAGCGTGCTGCGACTGCTTCCGTCGGTCGTGATCAGCGAAGAGCTCATCGACGACGCTGCGAGCGTGCTCGAAGAAGCTCTGGCCCGCTTCAACTGA
- a CDS encoding FKBP-type peptidyl-prolyl cis-trans isomerase, with the protein MRKTLSVLAAGFVVVALAACSSGSPSATPTPTATSASLTCENVKPGSASDSVKIASAYGADPKATFTTPLKATKLERTVISKGDGAEVKGGDSIDIALAAYNGTTGKELAASAGFDGQSAQTVSVDVNTFVPGIVRAVECLPLKSRIVITGTAKQMFGKADLTQFSLKDTDTVVFVIDSVSKIPTRADGTPVAPTAGFPTVKLAASGEPNITIPKTDPPTTTKIAVLKQGDGEVVQSGDTVTVQYKGVLWRNGATFDSSWSRGEPASFQTTGVVAGFKKALEGQKVGSQVIAIVPPADGYGTKGSGDITATDTMVFVIDILKTVR; encoded by the coding sequence GTGCGTAAAACCCTCTCCGTCCTCGCCGCCGGCTTCGTCGTCGTCGCCCTCGCCGCCTGCAGTTCGGGTTCGCCGTCGGCCACCCCGACGCCGACCGCGACCAGTGCGTCGCTCACATGTGAGAACGTGAAGCCGGGGTCGGCCTCCGACTCGGTGAAGATCGCGAGCGCGTACGGCGCCGATCCGAAGGCCACCTTCACGACGCCGCTGAAGGCCACCAAGCTCGAGCGCACCGTCATCTCGAAGGGCGACGGCGCCGAGGTCAAAGGCGGCGACTCGATCGACATCGCACTCGCTGCGTACAACGGCACGACAGGCAAAGAGCTCGCGGCCTCGGCCGGCTTCGACGGTCAGTCCGCCCAAACCGTCTCCGTGGATGTGAACACCTTCGTTCCCGGGATCGTGCGCGCGGTCGAGTGCCTCCCGCTCAAGTCGCGAATCGTGATCACCGGAACAGCAAAGCAGATGTTCGGCAAGGCCGACCTCACCCAGTTCAGCCTGAAAGACACCGACACGGTCGTCTTCGTGATCGACTCCGTCAGCAAGATCCCGACCCGCGCCGACGGTACCCCGGTCGCGCCGACCGCCGGGTTCCCGACCGTGAAGCTCGCCGCATCCGGTGAGCCGAACATCACGATCCCGAAGACCGACCCGCCCACCACCACGAAGATCGCCGTGCTCAAGCAGGGCGACGGCGAAGTCGTGCAGTCCGGCGACACGGTCACCGTGCAATACAAAGGCGTGCTGTGGCGCAACGGCGCGACCTTCGACTCCAGCTGGAGCCGCGGGGAGCCCGCCAGCTTCCAGACCACGGGTGTGGTCGCCGGATTCAAGAAGGCGCTCGAAGGTCAGAAAGTCGGTTCGCAGGTCATCGCGATCGTCCCGCCGGCCGACGGCTACGGCACGAAGGGCAGCGGCGACATCACGGCGACCGACACGATGGTGTTCGTCATCGACATCCTGAAAACCGTTCGCTGA
- a CDS encoding 1-deoxy-D-xylulose-5-phosphate reductoisomerase — protein MRRVVILGSTGSIGTQALDVIGANPDRFTVVGLAAGRNGDELAAQAVRFGVADTALGADDAERLVRSVEADVVLNGITGSVGLGPTLAALETGASLALANKESLIVGGELVKRAAAPGQIVPVDSEHSALAQALRSGSDREVRRLVLTASGGPFRGRSRESLAEVTPSEALAHPTWDMGLVVTTNSSTLVNKGLEIIEASLLFDVPFERIEVTVHPQSVIHSMVEFIDGSTIAQASPPDMRLPISLSLDWPNRVPDVGVPLDWARAHTWTFEPLDDAAFPAVALAKRVGIAGSTYPAVFNAANEQAVAAFHAGAIGYLDIVDTVARVVDEHTPDGELSRESLVEAERWARAEADRMIAGGRGA, from the coding sequence ATGCGCAGAGTAGTCATCCTCGGATCCACCGGCTCCATCGGAACCCAGGCTCTCGATGTGATCGGGGCCAACCCCGACCGCTTCACCGTGGTCGGCCTCGCGGCCGGCCGCAACGGCGACGAGCTCGCGGCGCAGGCCGTGCGGTTCGGTGTCGCCGACACCGCGCTCGGCGCGGACGACGCCGAACGTCTGGTGCGCTCGGTGGAGGCGGATGTGGTGCTCAACGGCATCACCGGGTCGGTGGGCCTCGGACCGACGCTCGCGGCCCTGGAGACCGGCGCGAGCCTGGCCCTGGCCAACAAGGAGTCGCTCATCGTCGGGGGCGAGCTGGTCAAACGCGCGGCCGCACCCGGGCAGATCGTGCCCGTGGACTCCGAACATTCGGCGCTCGCCCAGGCGCTGCGCTCCGGCTCGGACCGTGAGGTGCGCCGGCTCGTGCTCACCGCATCCGGTGGCCCGTTCCGAGGGCGCAGCCGCGAGTCGCTCGCGGAGGTGACGCCGAGCGAGGCGCTGGCGCACCCCACCTGGGACATGGGCCTGGTCGTCACCACGAACTCGTCCACGCTCGTCAACAAGGGACTCGAGATCATCGAGGCGAGCCTGCTCTTCGATGTGCCGTTCGAGCGCATCGAGGTCACCGTGCACCCGCAATCGGTCATCCACTCGATGGTCGAGTTCATCGACGGCTCGACGATCGCCCAGGCCTCGCCCCCCGACATGCGGCTGCCCATCTCGCTGAGCCTGGACTGGCCGAACCGGGTTCCGGATGTGGGGGTTCCACTCGACTGGGCCCGCGCCCACACCTGGACCTTCGAGCCCCTCGACGATGCGGCGTTCCCCGCCGTCGCGCTCGCCAAACGGGTCGGGATCGCCGGCAGCACCTACCCCGCGGTGTTCAACGCCGCCAACGAGCAGGCCGTCGCTGCCTTCCACGCAGGCGCCATCGGCTACCTCGACATCGTCGACACCGTGGCCCGCGTCGTCGACGAGCACACGCCCGACGGGGAGCTGAGCCGGGAGTCGCTGGTCGAGGCCGAGCGATGGGCCCGGGCCGAAGCCGACCGGATGATCGCCGGCGGCCGCGGCGCATAG